In Paractinoplanes brasiliensis, the following proteins share a genomic window:
- the bsaP gene encoding biotin synthase auxiliary protein BsaP — translation MFCDRCGEPAAEGDHVACADARQLEPPRFCPDCRRRMKVQVVPTGWTATCVEHGTRTS, via the coding sequence ATGTTCTGCGACCGTTGCGGCGAGCCAGCCGCTGAGGGCGATCACGTGGCGTGCGCGGATGCCCGTCAGCTGGAGCCGCCGCGTTTCTGCCCCGACTGCCGCCGGCGGATGAAGGTGCAGGTCGTGCCGACCGGCTGGACGGCCACCTGCGTCGAGCACGGGACGCGTACGTCCTGA
- a CDS encoding GNAT family N-acetyltransferase, giving the protein MALWRIRATVDDRPGYLSVLTASLALKSVNILAVQVHTTEAGAVDDFLVDAPDSMGEADLLAAVARGRGRDAYVSRAEAEGLVDQPTRALALAGRLVHDPDALGDALVALLDATEVRWRPEPLAGRPGYESARMTLADPGGGSFEVLRNLPAFTPAEYARAQALVELSGSMLRQRDEQVTLLLPDGAELVVRVATSNDLEAVRGLHARSSAASLQRRYLGGGAPGEARLARLLEPAGAGRALIALAGDRVVAMGNLLAEGDLAEVAMLVEDDWQRRGVGTALLRRLFAHAERARFSALIAHTAADNVAMLRTLRRLGAGPADRDGAMATVTLPVPGSRPVGEQAPATFG; this is encoded by the coding sequence ATGGCGCTGTGGCGGATCCGGGCAACGGTCGACGACCGGCCGGGCTATCTTTCCGTTCTGACCGCGAGCCTCGCGCTCAAGTCGGTCAACATCCTGGCCGTCCAGGTGCACACCACCGAGGCCGGCGCGGTCGACGACTTCCTGGTCGACGCGCCCGACTCGATGGGCGAGGCCGACCTGTTGGCCGCGGTGGCCAGGGGCCGCGGCCGTGACGCCTATGTGTCCCGGGCCGAGGCCGAGGGCCTGGTCGACCAGCCAACGCGGGCGCTGGCGCTGGCCGGGCGGCTGGTGCACGACCCCGACGCGCTGGGTGACGCGCTGGTCGCCCTGCTCGACGCGACCGAGGTGCGCTGGCGGCCGGAGCCGCTCGCCGGCCGCCCCGGTTACGAGTCGGCCCGCATGACGCTGGCCGACCCGGGCGGCGGCTCGTTCGAGGTGCTGCGGAACCTGCCGGCGTTCACCCCGGCGGAATACGCGCGGGCCCAGGCCCTGGTCGAGCTGTCCGGCTCGATGCTGCGGCAGCGGGACGAGCAGGTCACGCTGCTGCTGCCCGACGGCGCCGAGCTGGTGGTCCGGGTCGCTACGAGCAACGACCTCGAGGCCGTACGCGGTTTGCACGCTCGCAGTTCCGCGGCTTCCCTGCAGCGCCGTTACCTGGGCGGCGGCGCCCCGGGGGAGGCTCGGCTGGCCCGCCTGCTCGAGCCGGCCGGCGCCGGGCGCGCGCTGATCGCCCTGGCCGGCGATCGTGTCGTGGCGATGGGCAACCTGCTCGCCGAGGGCGACCTGGCCGAGGTGGCGATGCTGGTCGAGGACGACTGGCAGCGCCGCGGCGTCGGCACGGCCCTGCTGCGGCGGCTGTTCGCGCACGCCGAGCGGGCCCGTTTCTCGGCGTTGATCGCGCACACGGCGGCCGACAACGTGGCCATGCTGCGCACTCTGCGACGGCTGGGCGCGGGCCCGGCCGACCGGGACGGCGCGATGGCCACGGTCACCCTGCCGGTGCCCGGTTCCCGCCCCGTGGGCGAACAGGCTCCTGCCACCTTCGGGTGA